Genomic segment of Solanum stenotomum isolate F172 unplaced genomic scaffold, ASM1918654v1 scaffold35721, whole genome shotgun sequence:
TTTCAGAGAAAGGTAATCACATCATTCAAGATACTTTAACTCATCAGTAATTTATGGCAACCATTTGCGTAGGACTATACTTTGTAGTGGAGTATACTATGCAACGTagagaaacaaataaaataaaacaaatgaacATAAAGTTTATTTAAATAGGAGAAGTAGGAGTAGAGAATAAACTAACCAAACACAGTTGCTCGATTTGATTTCTGTCAATTTCACCAGGGCTAATGTCGAGAAGGGCATCTAACACATCAACATTTTCACGATTTCCCAATTCCCTTTCCTTTAGCCGCTCATCGATCAAATCACTCATAAGGTGAAgaattttagtaaaataatcAGTTAAGCTTCGTCTTATACCTTGTGGATCAATCTTTTTAAGAAAGGGGAAATAGTCCACCAAATTGGGTTTACCAACTTCAACCATGATCTTCCACACCAATTCTTTAAATTCCTTAGCAGAATCGGAAAATGGATCAGTCAAATCTTTAGAGAAAATGGTGTTGGACAACAAATTTAAGGAAGTTCTAAAAGCTGCTCTGCCGATATCCACTGCTTCACCAACTTTGCTACTTTTGTGACAGTAATCAATCAACTCCTGGATCTTTTTTGTCCTCACATGCTCGTTAGCGTCTAGCTTGTTTCCTGTGAATATACTAAAGGGAATAAAAAATCAATCTACTCTAATCTTTAGTGTAAACAAATTGGGCCAGGACTCATTTTATCCCGCTCAAAATTAACTCAATTACAGCGTTTACCTGAGAAGATGTGAGAGTTCATAATCTTACGAAGCGTTCTCCACTGAGAATTGTTGACAGGTAACCATATAACTGAGAAATCATTGTGATTGCAGGCACGGAGAGCGTCAATAACAAACCTATTAGAAAAGGCTAAATCTTGCTTTTGCATCACTTCTTTTGCCCAGAGGGAC
This window contains:
- the LOC125852481 gene encoding geraniol 8-hydroxylase-like gives rise to the protein MNLKLGQINAVIISSSLWAKEVMQKQDLAFSNRFVIDALRACNHNDFSVIWLPVNNSQWRTLRKIMNSHIFSGNKLDANEHVRTKKIQELIDYCHKSSKVGEAVDIGRAAFRTSLNLLSNTIFSKDLTDPFSDSAKEFKELVWKIMVEVGKPNLVDYFPFLKKIDPQGIRRSLTDYFTKILHLMSDLIDERLKERELGNRENVDVLDALLDISPGEIDRNQIEQLCLVSLFSTPTSPI